A stretch of Henckelia pumila isolate YLH828 chromosome 4, ASM3356847v2, whole genome shotgun sequence DNA encodes these proteins:
- the LOC140859969 gene encoding protein STICHEL-like 4 isoform X2 translates to MTRAVRDRILKDVNGNVSDHLRNHIHLTNCIHLKNHVHYKHSSVLADKALMRGLVVLQRSRSLRDPSASPRSWHSPIVDEFYKGGEREALHNARQSVGYEQPIEYGRESGISLPVTTLPVSEAATVQVSRHNGGAAAATNLRIENPIHECRRADREESDERSLENDIMGWRDDRPQPGNFMVSDSVFESSNLRDMSVKTKAGHRQDRHLETLCDQVKDVTAECDDGASSRNIDNVRQRRVNKMAEDARGSSHSHVNSMNMVKRRRFRGARRNRPRIATREVENQSKISMTSIPRGRDSQKYHVEEMVQEFDAGKTILGAPRDSIYWNWSSIHHRGKSLDLAGQSLSCALAETRIKKGNSISQERDIPHMPAISECSSSSTKCDGEALSLLLTSSGSQGNVDNAAREHDYSGELRIFADNLLKQEICSNFASQNRSAEKHKSQRQNSNDMHQNLAQRYVPRTFSDLVGQNLVAQALSNVIVKQKVGLLYVFYGPHGTGKTSCARIFARALNCQSLKHSKPCGFCSSCAAHDMGENQNIIEIGPVSNIDLEGIIGVPDNKISSQPQCRYRVFIFDECDTFSSDHWNEILKFIDRAPRHVVCLLVCSSFDVLPHIIISRCQKFFFPKLKDADIIYTLQSIATKEELDIDVDALKLIASRSDGSLRDAEMTLEQLSLLGRRISVCLVQELIGLISDEKLVDLLDIALSADTVNTVKNLRHIMESGVEPLALMSQLATLITDILAGSYDFLKGRPTRKFFHRQELAKEDMEKLRQALKTLSEAEKQLRASNDRITWLTAALLQLAPDQQYMLPSSSSRTRHNHGPLILNNASSKQKQGKIDTDIHAAQIGSSGNIYCNAKLKGIISDGTGCIKDGVFPQQVYTASNGKDNINKVQFEGKIRQEIDEIWLEVLEKIPIHSIKELMYRDGKLISLSYGAAPTVQLLFNSQLTKSKAEKSIPYILQAFETVLRSSVTIEIICDSKKDVRTGQISLPTSEDPPHLDTNNLLGKSNRVLKLRDNMKMGDRKPSLSLVRRKVSLAHVIRHAEVCSRRSGWSKGKGVSIAEKLERENLKLEPRSRRLFCWNPPRVSRRKLSHLRIRKRRPDALLKLISCGRCLSGRSSR, encoded by the exons ATGACAAGGGCTGTTCGAGACCGAATACTGAAGGATGTGAATGGTAATGTTAGCGATCATCTACGCAACCACATTCACCTGACTAATTGCATTCATTTGAAGAATCATGTGCATTACAAGCATAGTTCCGTCTTGGCCGATAAAGCCCTTATGAGGGGCCTTGTTGTCCTTCAAAGATCGAGGTCTCTAAGAGATCCTTCTGCCAGTCCACGTTCCTGGCACTCTCCTATTGTTGATGAGTTTTATAAAGGTGGTGAAAGGGAAGCTTTACACAATGCAAGACAGTCTGTTGGCTATGAGCAACCTATAGAGTATGGCAGAGAATCAGGAATCTCCCTGCCAGTTACTACTCTACCAGTATCCGAAGCAGCTACTGTCCAGGTTAGCAGACATAATGGAGGTGCTGCCGCTGCTACTAACCTCAGAATAGAGAACCCGATACATGAATGCAGAAGAGCTGATAGGGAAGAATCAGATGAAAGATCACTTGAAAATGATATTATGGGTTGGCGTGATGATCGCCCACAACCTGGTAATTTTATGGTCTCTGACAGTGTCTTTGAAAGTTCAAATTTGAGAGACATGAGTGTGAAAACAAAAGCAGGCCATAGACAAGATAGGCATCTTGAGACCCTCTGCGACCAGGTAAAGGATGTTACAGCTGAATGTGATGATGGAGCTTCATCTCGAAATATTGACAATGTAAGGCAGAGACGAGTTAACAAAATGGCTGAAGATGCAAGGGGAAGCAGCCACAGCCATGTTAATAGCATGAATATGGTGAAAAGGCGCAGGTTTCGAGGTGCAAGAAGAAACCGACCTCGTATTGCTACCAGAGAAGTTGAGAATCAAAGTAAAATTTCAATGACCTCTATTCCTAGAGGCAGAGATTCCCAGAAATATCATGTAGAAGAAATGGTCCAAGAGTTTGATGCAGGGAAAACTATTCTGGGTGCTCCAAGAGATAGCATTTATTGGAATTGGTCAAGCATTCATCACAGAGGAAAGTCTCTTGACCTGGCAGGCCAAAGCCTCTCTTGCGCTTTAGCAGAGACAAGGATAAAGAAAGGTAATTCTATTTCTCAAGAGAGGGATATCCCTCACATGCCTGCTATATCGGAGTGTTCAAGCTCATCTACTAAATGTGATGGTGAAGCATTATCTCTGTTGCTTACTTCTTCTGGATCTCAAGGAAATGTTGACAATGCTGCTCGGGAACATGATTATTCAGGAGAGTTGCGCATTTTTGCCGACAATCTGCTCAAGCAGGAGATTTGCTCCAACTTTGCATCACAAAATAGATCGGCTGAGAAACACAAATCTCAAAGGCAAAACAGCAATGACATGCATCAAAATCTTGCACAAAGATATGTGCCAAGAACATTCAGCGATCTGGTGGGCCAGAACTTGGTGGCGCAGGCTCTTTCAAATGTGATTGTAAAGCAGAAGGTTGGTTTGCTCTACGTGTTTTATGGCCCTCATGGAACTGGTAAAACCTCTTGTGCCCGTATATTTGCCAGAGCTTTGAATTGCCAGTCTTTGAAGCATTCAAAACCTTGTGGATTTTGCAGTTCTTGTGCTGCACATGACATGGGAGAAAACCAAAATATTATTGAGATAGGACCAGTTAGTAACATTGACTTGGAAGGCATAATTGGTGTTCCCGACAATAAGATTTCCTCACAACCTCAGTGTCGATACAGAGTCTTCATATTTGATGAATGTGATACCTTTTCTTCTGATCATTGGAACGAAATCTTGAAGTTCATCGATCGAGCCCCTAGGCATGTAGTTTGTCTCCTTGTTTGCTCAAGTTTTGATGTATTACCTCACATAATAATATCCAGGTgccagaaattttttttcccaaagTTGAAGGATGCAGACATAATATATACTTTGCAGTCGATAGCAACTAAAGAAGAATTAGATATTGATGTGGATGCTCTGAAGCTTATTGCATCCAGGTCAGATGGATCTCTTAGGGATGCTGAGATGACATTGGAGCAATTAAGTTTGCTTGGACGTAGAATTTCTGTTTGCCTTGTACAGGAACTG ATTGGGCTCATTTCAGATGAAAAGTTAGTGGACCTGCTTGATATAGCACTGTCTGCAGACACTGTAAATACAGTGAAGAATCTTAGACACATCATGGAATCTGGTGTTGAGCCATTGGCATTAATGTCACAGCTTGCTACTCTCATAACTGATATTCTTGCGGGAAGCTATGATTTCCTGAAAGGAAGGCCTACAAGAAAGTTTTTTCACCGGCAAGAAT TAGCAAAAGAAGACATGGAAAAACTGCGCCAAGCTCTTAAAACGTTATCTGAAGCAGAGAAACAGCTGCGGGCATCAAACGACAGGATAACTTGGCTGACAGCCGCGCTTCTGCAACTGGCTCCAGATCAACAGTATATGCTACCCAGTTCCTCTTCACGTACTAGACATAATCATGGTCCACTGATCTTAAATAACGCCTCTTCCAAACAGAAACAAGGGAAAATTGATACCGACATTCATGCTGCTCAAATTGGAAGTTCTGGAAATATTTATTGTAATGCCAAGCTAAAAGGAATTATTTCGGATGGCACAGGATGTATTAAAGATggggtgtttcctcaacaggtTTACACTGCGTCAAATGGTAAAGATAACATAAATAAGGTTCAATTTGAAGGTAAAATTCGTCAAGAAATTGATGAAATTTGGTTGGAAGTTCTGGAAAAGATCCCAATCCATAGCATAAAAGAGTTGATGTATCGGGATGGGAAACTGATTTCACTCAGTTATGGTGCAG CTCCAACTGTGCAATTGCTGTTCAATTCTCAGCTGACAAAATCTAAGGCTGAGAAGTCTATTCCATACATCTTACAAGCTTTCGAAACTGTCCTGAGATCCTCAGTGACCATTGAGATTATCTGTGACTCAAAGAAAGATGTTAGGACGGGTCAAATTTCATTACCGACATCTGAGGATCCACCTCATCTGGACACAAACAATCTTCTTGGAAAAAGCAACCGTGTTCTCAAACTGAGAG ATAACATGAAAATGGGAGACAGAAAACCAAGTCTTAGCCTTGTTAGACGTAAGGTTTCCCTGGCTCATGTAATTCGGCATGCAGAGGTATGTTCACGACGTAGTGGATGGTCAAAAGGCAAAGGGGTTTCCATTGCCGAAAAGCTTGAACGAGAAAACCT GAAACTAGAACCAAGATCGAGGAGATTGTTTTGCTGGAACCCTCCGAGAGTTTCCCGCCGTAAG CTTTCGCACCTGAGAATCAGAAAAAGGAGGCCAGATGCTTTACTGAAGTTAATCTCCTGTGGAAGGTGTCTCTCTGGTAGGTCCTCAAGGTAA
- the LOC140859979 gene encoding heat stress transcription factor A-4c-like translates to MMDEAPSTSNSLPPFLAKTYEMVDDPSTDSLVSWSQNNKSFVVQNPPEFARVLLPKFFKHSNFSSFIRQLNTYGFRKVDPEQWEFANEDFVRGQSQLLLNIHRRKPVHSHSTPNVATLHPLTELERKGYEDDIELVKRDKESLQLELQRRTEEQQGLKLEMKALTERVQNMEQSHKNMLSSLARALHEPAVALDLMPQTEAHDRKRRFPGNSFFSDERSTEDNQGVSSQISSMEDIDVNSLLTLNIEVLDQLDSSLMLWEKIVLDAREGLGQSYSSLELDESTDCAPSPTISYTQLNVDVESRTSEIDMNSEPNSAVVPEEQPPIEEQTVGTATTARVGVNDVFWEQFLTENPGSNDSSESQAKRKNEEGKRNEQKPIDRGMYLWNMSSVNSLAQQLGHLTSAEKT, encoded by the exons ATGATGGATGAAGCTCCAAGCACCTCCAATTCACTGCCTCCTTTCCTTGCAAAGACTTATGAAATGGTGGATGATCCGTCGACAGATTCTCTTGTATCGTGGagtcaaaataataaaagcttCGTCGTGCAGAATCCGCCGGAATTTGCTAGAGTCCTCTTGCCTAAATTCTTTAAGCACAGCAATTTCTCCAGCTTTATTAGGCAACTGAATACATAT GGTTTCCGGAAAGTTGATCCTGAGCAGTGGGAATTTGCAAATGAGGATTTTGTCAGAGGCCAGTCACAACTTTTGCTGAATATCCATAGACGTAAACCAGTTCACAGTCATTCCACACCAAATGTGGCAACTTTACATCCACTAACTGAATTGGAAAGAAAAGGGTACGAGGATGATATTGAGTTGGTAAAGCGCGATAAAGAATCCCTTCAGTTGGAATTGCAGAGACGCACAGAAGAGCAACAAGGACTTAAATTGGAGATGAAGGCTTTGACAGAACGTGTGCAGAATATGGAACAAAGCCACAAAAATATGTTATCCTCTCTGGCCCGAGCGCTGCACGAACCAGCTGTTGCTCTTGATCTTATGCCACAAACTGAAGCTCATGATAGAAAAAGAAGATTTCCCGGAAATAGCTTCTTCAGTGATGAAAGGAGCACGGAGGATAACCAAGGGGTTTCTTCTCAGATTTCGTCGATGGAGGATATAGATGTTAATTCACTTTTAACTCTCAACATCGAAGTGTTGGACCAGCTAGATTCTTCTCTTATGTTGTGGGAAAAAATAGTGCTTGATGCCCGTGAAGGTTTAGGACAAAGTTATTCATCTTTGGAGTTGGATGAATCTACAGATTGTGCACCTAGCCCTACCATATCTTACACCCAACTAAATGTTGATGTTGAGTCCAGGACTTCTGAGATTGACATGAATTCTGAGCCTAATTCTGCTGTTGTTCCTGAGGAGCAACCTCCTATTGAAGAACAAACAGTTGGGACAGCTACGACTGCAAGAGTTGGGGTCAATGATGTTTTCTGGGAACAATTTCTTACTGAGAATCCCGGCTCAAATGATTCATCTGAAAGTCAGGCGAAGAGGAAAAATGAGGAGGGGAAGAGAAACGAACAAAAACCAATTGATCGTGGGATGTATTTGTGGAATATGAGTAGTGTAAATAGCCTTGCGCAGCAGTTGGGTCATCTTACTTCAGCGGAGAAAACTTGA
- the LOC140864760 gene encoding uncharacterized protein, which translates to MNWVRKKSEPSSSTATAASIFGRVIPVTWINKFKKRGGNLETSSVKEQQRGKLDFPTPNSSCWREGRFYSMDEDDAYWRLSFNGEKIEGRKSTGGLMNPLWYDADDESRVPVSSFKSLRFRDKEVPKSEERWNFNDMVLDIKKMKDKELKEGNGMINDRWLRESSHGSSMVKEEELGKRLDEEQDIFEIEQSVVQMEEQCSEPVASNPRKQRNVSFPNWSLSSIEEDCASERVSILEWQNFEDVKIEKIRLKNESQKESAYKSRESHSRKAKQNSKVKAYSPRTECKIKALEDMKKSRKMMKKKVPRRKQVVEGGTMFDGFAVLKSSFDPQQDFRDSMIEMIMEKEIQRTEDLEELLACYLTFNCDEYHDLIIKVFRQVWFELNRGSVRRP; encoded by the coding sequence ATGAATTGGGTTAGAAAGAAATCAGAACCCTCTTCATCCACTGCTACTGCTGCTTCTATATTTGGTCGTGTGATTCCAGTTACTTGGATTAACAAGTTCAAGAAAAGAGGTGGGAATCTCGAGACTAGTTCAGTTAAGGAACAACAGAGAGGTAAGTTGGATTTCCCGACCCCGAATTCGTCGTGTTGGAGGGAAGGGAGATTCTATAGTATGGATGAAGATGATGCTTATTGGAGGCTTTCGTTTAATGGAGAAAAGATCGAAGGAAGGAAAAGTACAGGGGGGTTGATGAACCCTCTTTGGTACGACGCTGATGATGAGTCTCGGGTTCCGGTTTCGAGTTTCAAGAGCTTGCGGTTTAGAGATAAGGAAGTGCCGAAAAGTGAAGAAAGGTGGAATTTCAATGATATGGTGTTAGATATAAAGAAGATGAAAGACAAAGAACTGAAGGAGGGGAATGGTATGATAAATGATCGATGGTTAAGAGAATCGAGTCATGGAAGTTCGATGGTGAAAGAGGAAGAGCTAGGAAAAAGGTTGGACGAAGAACAGGATATATTTGAAATAGAACAGAGTGTGGTTCAAATGGAGGAGCAATGTTCTGAGCCTGTGGCTTCAAATCCAAGAAAGCAGCGTAATGTTTCTTTTCCCAACTGGAGTTTAAGCTCTATTGAGGAAGATTGTGCTTCTGAAAGAGTATCCATTTTGGAATGGCAGAATTTTGAAGACGTtaagattgagaaaataagaTTGAAAAATGAGTCTCAAAAAGAGTCTGCATACAAAAGCAGGGAATCTCATAGCAGAAAAGCAAAGCAGAATAGCAAAGTAAAGGCATATTCTCCAAGAACAGAATGCAAAATCAAAGCACTAGAGGACATGAAGAAATCAAgaaagatgatgaagaagaaggtGCCGAGGAGGAAGCAAGTGGTGGAGGGAGGAACCATGTTTGATGGCTTTGCAGTGTTGAAGAGTTCATTTGACCCGCAACAGGACTTCAGAGATTCAATGATTGAGATGATAATGGAGAAAGAAATTCAACGAACAGAAGACCTTGAAGAACTCTTGGCTTGTTATTTGACCTTTAACTGTGATGAatatcatgatctcataatcaAGGTTTTCAGGCAAGTATGGTTTGAGTTGAACAGGGGGAGTGTACGTCGACCCTGA
- the LOC140859969 gene encoding protein STICHEL-like 4 isoform X1 codes for MTRAVRDRILKDVNGNVSDHLRNHIHLTNCIHLKNHVHYKHSSVLADKALMRGLVVLQRSRSLRDPSASPRSWHSPIVDEFYKGGEREALHNARQSVGYEQPIEYGRESGISLPVTTLPVSEAATVQVSRHNGGAAAATNLRIENPIHECRRADREESDERSLENDIMGWRDDRPQPGNFMVSDSVFESSNLRDMSVKTKAGHRQDRHLETLCDQVKDVTAECDDGASSRNIDNVRQRRVNKMAEDARGSSHSHVNSMNMVKRRRFRGARRNRPRIATREVENQSKISMTSIPRGRDSQKYHVEEMVQEFDAGKTILGAPRDSIYWNWSSIHHRGKSLDLAGQSLSCALAETRIKKGNSISQERDIPHMPAISECSSSSTKCDGEALSLLLTSSGSQGNVDNAAREHDYSGELRIFADNLLKQEICSNFASQNRSAEKHKSQRQNSNDMHQNLAQRYVPRTFSDLVGQNLVAQALSNVIVKQKVGLLYVFYGPHGTGKTSCARIFARALNCQSLKHSKPCGFCSSCAAHDMGENQNIIEIGPVSNIDLEGIIGVPDNKISSQPQCRYRVFIFDECDTFSSDHWNEILKFIDRAPRHVVCLLVCSSFDVLPHIIISRCQKFFFPKLKDADIIYTLQSIATKEELDIDVDALKLIASRSDGSLRDAEMTLEQLSLLGRRISVCLVQELIGLISDEKLVDLLDIALSADTVNTVKNLRHIMESGVEPLALMSQLATLITDILAGSYDFLKGRPTRKFFHRQELAKEDMEKLRQALKTLSEAEKQLRASNDRITWLTAALLQLAPDQQYMLPSSSSRTRHNHGPLILNNASSKQKQGKIDTDIHAAQIGSSGNIYCNAKLKGIISDGTGCIKDGVFPQQVYTASNGKDNINKVQFEGKIRQEIDEIWLEVLEKIPIHSIKELMYRDGKLISLSYGAAPTVQLLFNSQLTKSKAEKSIPYILQAFETVLRSSVTIEIICDSKKDVRTGQISLPTSEDPPHLDTNNLLGKSNRVLKLRGKDSSSAGVGATQTLETEAFPRRVTSQKTSYTTSFPDNMKMGDRKPSLSLVRRKVSLAHVIRHAEVCSRRSGWSKGKGVSIAEKLERENLKLEPRSRRLFCWNPPRVSRRKLSHLRIRKRRPDALLKLISCGRCLSGRSSR; via the exons ATGACAAGGGCTGTTCGAGACCGAATACTGAAGGATGTGAATGGTAATGTTAGCGATCATCTACGCAACCACATTCACCTGACTAATTGCATTCATTTGAAGAATCATGTGCATTACAAGCATAGTTCCGTCTTGGCCGATAAAGCCCTTATGAGGGGCCTTGTTGTCCTTCAAAGATCGAGGTCTCTAAGAGATCCTTCTGCCAGTCCACGTTCCTGGCACTCTCCTATTGTTGATGAGTTTTATAAAGGTGGTGAAAGGGAAGCTTTACACAATGCAAGACAGTCTGTTGGCTATGAGCAACCTATAGAGTATGGCAGAGAATCAGGAATCTCCCTGCCAGTTACTACTCTACCAGTATCCGAAGCAGCTACTGTCCAGGTTAGCAGACATAATGGAGGTGCTGCCGCTGCTACTAACCTCAGAATAGAGAACCCGATACATGAATGCAGAAGAGCTGATAGGGAAGAATCAGATGAAAGATCACTTGAAAATGATATTATGGGTTGGCGTGATGATCGCCCACAACCTGGTAATTTTATGGTCTCTGACAGTGTCTTTGAAAGTTCAAATTTGAGAGACATGAGTGTGAAAACAAAAGCAGGCCATAGACAAGATAGGCATCTTGAGACCCTCTGCGACCAGGTAAAGGATGTTACAGCTGAATGTGATGATGGAGCTTCATCTCGAAATATTGACAATGTAAGGCAGAGACGAGTTAACAAAATGGCTGAAGATGCAAGGGGAAGCAGCCACAGCCATGTTAATAGCATGAATATGGTGAAAAGGCGCAGGTTTCGAGGTGCAAGAAGAAACCGACCTCGTATTGCTACCAGAGAAGTTGAGAATCAAAGTAAAATTTCAATGACCTCTATTCCTAGAGGCAGAGATTCCCAGAAATATCATGTAGAAGAAATGGTCCAAGAGTTTGATGCAGGGAAAACTATTCTGGGTGCTCCAAGAGATAGCATTTATTGGAATTGGTCAAGCATTCATCACAGAGGAAAGTCTCTTGACCTGGCAGGCCAAAGCCTCTCTTGCGCTTTAGCAGAGACAAGGATAAAGAAAGGTAATTCTATTTCTCAAGAGAGGGATATCCCTCACATGCCTGCTATATCGGAGTGTTCAAGCTCATCTACTAAATGTGATGGTGAAGCATTATCTCTGTTGCTTACTTCTTCTGGATCTCAAGGAAATGTTGACAATGCTGCTCGGGAACATGATTATTCAGGAGAGTTGCGCATTTTTGCCGACAATCTGCTCAAGCAGGAGATTTGCTCCAACTTTGCATCACAAAATAGATCGGCTGAGAAACACAAATCTCAAAGGCAAAACAGCAATGACATGCATCAAAATCTTGCACAAAGATATGTGCCAAGAACATTCAGCGATCTGGTGGGCCAGAACTTGGTGGCGCAGGCTCTTTCAAATGTGATTGTAAAGCAGAAGGTTGGTTTGCTCTACGTGTTTTATGGCCCTCATGGAACTGGTAAAACCTCTTGTGCCCGTATATTTGCCAGAGCTTTGAATTGCCAGTCTTTGAAGCATTCAAAACCTTGTGGATTTTGCAGTTCTTGTGCTGCACATGACATGGGAGAAAACCAAAATATTATTGAGATAGGACCAGTTAGTAACATTGACTTGGAAGGCATAATTGGTGTTCCCGACAATAAGATTTCCTCACAACCTCAGTGTCGATACAGAGTCTTCATATTTGATGAATGTGATACCTTTTCTTCTGATCATTGGAACGAAATCTTGAAGTTCATCGATCGAGCCCCTAGGCATGTAGTTTGTCTCCTTGTTTGCTCAAGTTTTGATGTATTACCTCACATAATAATATCCAGGTgccagaaattttttttcccaaagTTGAAGGATGCAGACATAATATATACTTTGCAGTCGATAGCAACTAAAGAAGAATTAGATATTGATGTGGATGCTCTGAAGCTTATTGCATCCAGGTCAGATGGATCTCTTAGGGATGCTGAGATGACATTGGAGCAATTAAGTTTGCTTGGACGTAGAATTTCTGTTTGCCTTGTACAGGAACTG ATTGGGCTCATTTCAGATGAAAAGTTAGTGGACCTGCTTGATATAGCACTGTCTGCAGACACTGTAAATACAGTGAAGAATCTTAGACACATCATGGAATCTGGTGTTGAGCCATTGGCATTAATGTCACAGCTTGCTACTCTCATAACTGATATTCTTGCGGGAAGCTATGATTTCCTGAAAGGAAGGCCTACAAGAAAGTTTTTTCACCGGCAAGAAT TAGCAAAAGAAGACATGGAAAAACTGCGCCAAGCTCTTAAAACGTTATCTGAAGCAGAGAAACAGCTGCGGGCATCAAACGACAGGATAACTTGGCTGACAGCCGCGCTTCTGCAACTGGCTCCAGATCAACAGTATATGCTACCCAGTTCCTCTTCACGTACTAGACATAATCATGGTCCACTGATCTTAAATAACGCCTCTTCCAAACAGAAACAAGGGAAAATTGATACCGACATTCATGCTGCTCAAATTGGAAGTTCTGGAAATATTTATTGTAATGCCAAGCTAAAAGGAATTATTTCGGATGGCACAGGATGTATTAAAGATggggtgtttcctcaacaggtTTACACTGCGTCAAATGGTAAAGATAACATAAATAAGGTTCAATTTGAAGGTAAAATTCGTCAAGAAATTGATGAAATTTGGTTGGAAGTTCTGGAAAAGATCCCAATCCATAGCATAAAAGAGTTGATGTATCGGGATGGGAAACTGATTTCACTCAGTTATGGTGCAG CTCCAACTGTGCAATTGCTGTTCAATTCTCAGCTGACAAAATCTAAGGCTGAGAAGTCTATTCCATACATCTTACAAGCTTTCGAAACTGTCCTGAGATCCTCAGTGACCATTGAGATTATCTGTGACTCAAAGAAAGATGTTAGGACGGGTCAAATTTCATTACCGACATCTGAGGATCCACCTCATCTGGACACAAACAATCTTCTTGGAAAAAGCAACCGTGTTCTCAAACTGAGAGGTAAAGACAGTTCATCTGCTGGAGTGGGTGCAACCCAAACTCTTGAAACTGAAGCTTTTCCTAGAAGAGTAACATCACAAAAGACATCTTATACAACCTCATTTCCAGATAACATGAAAATGGGAGACAGAAAACCAAGTCTTAGCCTTGTTAGACGTAAGGTTTCCCTGGCTCATGTAATTCGGCATGCAGAGGTATGTTCACGACGTAGTGGATGGTCAAAAGGCAAAGGGGTTTCCATTGCCGAAAAGCTTGAACGAGAAAACCT GAAACTAGAACCAAGATCGAGGAGATTGTTTTGCTGGAACCCTCCGAGAGTTTCCCGCCGTAAG CTTTCGCACCTGAGAATCAGAAAAAGGAGGCCAGATGCTTTACTGAAGTTAATCTCCTGTGGAAGGTGTCTCTCTGGTAGGTCCTCAAGGTAA